The genomic window CGTCGCCGCCGCGAGCCGGTCGGGCGGGCTCGGCATCCTGGACGGGATGGAGCCGGATGCCCGGGACCGCGGCCGTTCGCGGATGCGAGGGCTGAAGGTCGCCGCGTATGCCATGCGGATCCCCGCGGCGGCCGTCGTGCGGGGGGACGCGGGCATGGCGGAGGCCGCCCTCAAGGCGGTGGTCCTGCCGGGCGGCGAGGCGGAGCAGGTGCTCGCGGAGGCCTGCCGCGTGGTGAAAGGCGGCGGGCGAGGCGTCCTGGTCGAGGCGGCCTCCATCGCGGAGGTGGAGGCGGCGCTGCGGGCCGGGGCCGACGGCCTGGTCGCGATGGGCGAGGAGGTCGGCGGCCCGTCCGGGACGGAGTCCGCATTCATCCTCCTCCAGGCGATCCTGGCCCGGACGGATCGGCCGGCGTGGGTCCGCGGGGGGATCGGCCCGCGGGTGGCGGCCGGCTGCGTCGCGGCGGGCGCGGCGGGGGTGGTCCTCGACGGGGCGATCCTGCTGGCCCGCGAGTCGCCCCTGACGCCCGAGGCCCGGGCGCGGATCGCGGGCTGGGACGGCAGCGAGGCGGTCCGCATCGCGCCGGCCGGCGGCCGCGGGGTCCGCGTCTTCGCGATGCCGACCTCGCCCGCTCTGGCGAGGCTCCGCGAGGCGGCCCGCGTCGGGGGGGAGGCGTGGACGCGGGCCGCGGCCCGCGAAGTCGGCTGGGGGCACGACCAGGCCTGGCCGATCGGGCAGGACGCGGCCTTCGCCGGGGGCCTGTCGGCGCACGCCACGGTCGGAGGCATCATGCGGGAGTTCGAGCGGGCCATCGCCCGGGGCATCGACGGCGCGGCCTCGGCCCGGCCGCTCGCCGCCGGCTCGCCGCTGGCGAGGGATCACGGCTGCGAGTTGCCCATCCTCCAGGGCCCCATGACGCGGGTCAGCGACGTCGCCCCGTTCGCCGAGGCGGTGGCGACCGAGGGGGGCCTGCCCTTCGTCGCGCTGGCCCTGCTCCGCCGCCCGGCTGCCGAGGCCCTGCTCGCGGAGACGGCGAGGCGGCTCGGCGGGCGGCCGTGGGGCGTGGGCCTGCTCGGCTTCGCCCCGGCCGACCTCCGCGAGGAGCAGCTCGAGGCGGTCCGAAACGCCAAGCCTCCGTTCGCGCTGATCGCCGGGGGCCGGCCCGATCAGGCGGCCGGGCTGGAGAAGGAGGGGATCGCCGCATACCTGCACGTCCCCTCGCCCGGGCTCCTCGATCAGTACCTCCGCTCCGGGGCGAGGCGGTTCATCCTCGAGGGCCGCGAGTGCGGCGGCCACGTCGGCCCGCGGTCCAGCTTCCTCCTCTGGGAACAGGCGTGCCGCGTGCTCGACGAGGCGATCGCGAGCGGCATCGATGCCGCCTCGCTGAGCGTCGTCTTCGCGGGCGGCATCCACGACGCCCGCTCCGCGGCGCTCGTCGCGGCGACGGCCGGCGACCTCGCCGCGAAGGGGGTGAGGATCGGCGTCCTGATGGGGACCGCCTACCTCTTCACCCGCGAGGCCGTGGCCTCCGGCGCCATCGTCGAGCGGTTCCAGCGCGAGGCGATCCGCTGCCGCGGGACGGTCCTGCTGGAGAGCGGCCCGGGGCACCTGGTCCGCGTCGCCCCTTCGCCGTTCGTCGACGCGTTCGACGAGGAGCGGGGCCGCCTCCTCGCCCGGGGCGTCCCGCACGACGAGGTGCGGGAGGCCCTGGAGCGGCTCAACGCCGGGCGCCTGCGGATCGCGGCCAAGGGCGTCGATCGCGGCGACGGGACGGGCTCGCCGCTCGTCCCCGTGCCGGAGGAACGCCAGGCGGCCGACGGGCTCTACATGATCGGCCAGGTGGCGGCCCTTCGCGGCGAGGTCACCACGATGCGCGACCTGCACCGGGACGTCACCTCCGGCGCGACGGACCGGATCGGCCGGCTCGCGTCGGCCCGCACGGACGAGCCCGAGGCCGCCAGCCCCGCCGCCATCGCCATCGTCGGCATGGCCGCGCTGCTGCCCGGAGCGAAGGACGTCGCCAGCTTCTGGGCCAATTCCCTCCAGGGGACGGACGCGATCACGGAGGTCCCCGGCGACCGCTGGGACTGGCGGCCCTACTACGATCCCGACCCGAAGGCCCCGGACAAGATCTATTCCAAGTGGGGCGGCTTCGTCCCCGACCTGCCGTTCGACCCGCTCCGCTACGGCATGCCGCCGGCCACCCTCCCCTCCATGGAGCCCGCGCAGCTCCTGGCGCTCGAGGTCGCGCGGGCGGCCCTCGCCGACGCCGGATACGCGAATCGCCCGTTCGCCAAGGACCGCACGGCCGTGGTCCTGGGCATGGGCGGCGGCGCGGCGCAGGTCTCCATGGGCTACGCCTTCCGCTCCTACCTGCCGATGCTCGACGCCGTGATCCCCGGCGGCGGCGCCGCGGCGATGGAGAAGTGCGAGGGCCTCCTGCCCGAGTGGACCGAGGACTCGTTCCCCGGCTTCCTGCTCAACGTCACCGCGGGTCGGATCGCCAATCGGCTGGACCTGGGCGGGGCCAACTACACGGTGGACGCGGCCTGCGGCTCGTCGCTGGCCGCGCTCACGCTCGCCGTCCGCGAGCTCCGCCAGGGGGCGGCGGACATGGTTCTCCTCGGCGGCGTGGACACGGTCCAGAACCCGTTCACGTACCTGGCCTTCAGCAAGACCCAGGCGTTCTCGCCGCGGGGGCGTTGCCGGCCGTTCGACGCGAGTGCCGACGGGATCGTGATCAGCGAGGGCGTGGCGGCCGTGGTCCTCAAGCGGCTGGAGGACGCGGAGCGCGACGGCGACCGGATCTACGCGGTGATCCGCGGCGTCGGCTCCTCCAGCGACGGCCGGGCCAAGGGGCTCACCGCGCCCAACGACGACGGACAGGTGCGGGCCCTGGAGCGGGCCTACCGCGAGGCCGGCGTCGACCCCGCGACGGTCGGCTACGTGGAGGCGCACGGCACCGGCACGGCCGTCGGCGACGCGGTCGAGATCGACGCCCTCGGCCGACTGCTGCACGCCCGGGGGGTGAAGGCCGGGGGCTGCGTGGTCGGCTCGGTGAAGTCCCAGATCGGCCACACCAAGTGCGCGGCGGGGCTCGCCGGCCTGATCCACGCGACCCTGGCGCTGAAGCACCGGGTCCTGCCGCCGACGATCGGCATCGAGACGCCGAGCCCTCGGCTGAAGCAGAACGGCGGGACGCTGCGGGTCAACGTCGAGCCCCAGCCCTGGATCCACGCCGCGGCCGACCGCCCCCGGCGCGCGGGGGTCAGCGCCTTCGGCTTCGGAGGGACGAACTTCCACGCCGTGCTCGAGGCCTACGACGACGACCCCGCGAGCGGCCCGGAGGCACCGACCCCCGACTGGCCCGCGGAGCTCTTCGCGTGGTCGGCCGGCGACCGTGCCTCTCTGCTCCTCGAGCTGGACCGCCTGGCCGATCGCCTGGCGGCCGGGGCGCGGCCCCCGCTCCGGGACCTGTCGCACGCGGTGAACACCCGGTTCGAGTCCGCCCCCGGCGGCCACGCCCTGGCCCTCGTCGCGGAGTCGCACGAGGACCTGGTCGCCAGGCTGGACGTGGCCCGGCGCGCGATCCGCTCGGGAACCCGCGAGCTGGCGGACCCCCGCGGCATCCACTACAAGGCCGCCCCCGCCTTCCCCGGCGGCAAGGTCGCGTTCGTCTTCCCCGGCCAGGGCTCGCAGGCGGTGAACATGCTCAGCGAGCTGGCGGTCCACTTGGGCGAAGTCCGCGGCGCCTTCGACGACTTCGACGCCGCGCTCGTCGCCGAGGGCCGCGAGCCGATCGGCCCCCGCGTGTTCCCGGCCCCCGCCTTCGACGACGAGGCCAGGGCCGGCCAGGCGGAGGCTCTCCGCGCGACCGAGGTCGCGCAGCCGGCGATCGGCGCCGCGAGCGTCGGCCTGCTCCGCCTCCTCGATCGCCTCGGCCTGAGGGCCGACATGGCCGCGGGCCACAGCTTCGGCGAGCTGGTCGCGCTGCACGCCGCCGGCTCCATCGACGCGAAGGGCCTGGCGACGCTGGCCGAGGCCCGCGGCCGCCTGATGCGCGAGGCGGGCGGCGACGCCCCAGGGGCCATGGTCGCGCTGATGGCCGGCCCGGACGCGGTGCGGCCGCTGATCGCGGACCTGGGCGGGACGCGGCTCGTGAACCTCAACGGCCCGAGGCAGTCCGTGGTCGCCGGGCCCCGCGAGGAGGTCGATCGCGTCCTGGAGCGGGCCGAGGCGAGACGCATCCGGGGCCGCCGCCTCCCCGTCGCCGCCGCCTTCCACACGCCCCGGATGGAGCCGGCGAGGGCGCCCCTGGCCGGGGAGGCCGCGCGGCGGCTCGGCAAGGCGCCGTCGTTCCCGGTCTTCTCCAACCTCGACGCCGCCGCCCATCCGGCGGACCCGGTCGCGATCGCCGACCGCCTCGGCGAGCACGCGGCGAGCCCCGTGCGCTTCGCCGAGATGATCGAGGCGATGGCCGATCAGGGGGCGAGGGTGTTCGTGGAGGTCGGCCCCGGCGGCGTCCTCACGTCGCTGATCGGCTCGATCCTCGGGGACCGGCCGCACCTGGGCGTCGCCTGCGAGTCGCCCGGCCGGCAGGGCCTGGCGGGCCTGCTCCACGCCCTCGCGAGGCTGGCCGCGGCGGGCCTGCGGCCGAGGCTCGGCGAGCTGACGAGGGGCCGCTGCGGGCGCGTGCTGGACCTCGAGGATCTCCCGGCGGGCGACGGCTCGCAGCCGCTGCCGGCCTCCACCTGGATGGTCAACGGCAGCCGCGCCCGGCCGCTCCACGCCCCGGAGCCGCGCAGGCTCGGCCAGGCCGGGCTGACTCCCCCGGCCCCCGCACCCGCGCCCCACGCTCCGCCCGCCTCGCCGGCCCCGCCGCGACGGACTCCGGCCGCCCGGCCGGTCGAGCCGGCGGCCAACGGGTCCGCGTCCAACGGCAAGATGCACGAGGGAATCCGCACGATGCACGCCCACACGAACAACGGCGGGCCGCAGGCCGCCTCGCCCTCGCTCCCCGAGTCCCCACCTCCGGCGACTGCCGCGGTGGCGACGCCGGCCTCGACCCCGCCGGCCGAAGGGCTCCCCGCCGGGGCCGAGCGCGTGATGGCGGCGTTCCAGGAGACCATGCGGTCGTTCCTGGAGGTCCAGCGGACGACCATGCTCGCGTACCTCACCGGCCGGCCTGAGCCCGCCGCGACCGTCCCGGCACCCGGGACGGCGGTGGCCACGCCCGCGGTCGCGTACGCCTCGCCCGCCCCGCCGAAGGCCGCGCCGGCGCCCGCCGCCCCGAAGCCGGCCCCGCAGCCGGCCGTCCGGGCCGCGACGCGGACCGCACCGGCCCACGCCGAGGCGCGGGAACCCTCGCCGGCACCGGCGCCGGCCTCGCCCGCTCCCCCGGTCGTCGGGAAGTCGGGGCCCGAGCCCGCCGCAGCGGCCGCCGGCCGCGACGAGATCGCCTCGAAGCTGCTGGACATCGTCCGCGAGCGGACGGGGTATCCACTCGAGGTCCTGAAGCTGGAACTGGACCTGGAAGCAGACCTGGGGATCGACTCGATCAAGCGGGTGGAGATCCTCGGCAAGCTCCGCGACGCCTTCCCCGGGATCGGGGGCGCGTCCGATCCCGAGGCCATGGACAAGCTGGCCGGGGCGAGGACCCTCGCGGCGATCGTCGATCGCGTGGAGAAGTCGCTCGGGAGGCCCGCCGTCGAGCTCCCCCCGCCCCAGGCCGAGCCGACGGCCCCCGCCCCGACCGTCCCGGCGCCCGCGCCGTCGGCGAACGGCAAGGCCCATGGCGAGCCCCGGGGCACCCCACGCCGGCTCCTGCTGGAGCCCGTGCCCGCGCCGCTGGAAGGGGGCGAGGCCGGCCTCGCCGACGGCGGCGTCGTCGTGATCACCCCGGACGACCGCGGCATCGCCGAGGCCCTCGAGGTGTCGATCCGCTCGCGGGGCTGGAAGACGGCCGTGATCGGGGGCCCGGCCTCGCGGCTGGACTGGACCTCGCAGGCCGCGATCGAGGA from Aquisphaera giovannonii includes these protein-coding regions:
- a CDS encoding type I polyketide synthase produces the protein MHWNEHRIIVTAPPGLDGAGIVAAASRSGGLGILDGMEPDARDRGRSRMRGLKVAAYAMRIPAAAVVRGDAGMAEAALKAVVLPGGEAEQVLAEACRVVKGGGRGVLVEAASIAEVEAALRAGADGLVAMGEEVGGPSGTESAFILLQAILARTDRPAWVRGGIGPRVAAGCVAAGAAGVVLDGAILLARESPLTPEARARIAGWDGSEAVRIAPAGGRGVRVFAMPTSPALARLREAARVGGEAWTRAAAREVGWGHDQAWPIGQDAAFAGGLSAHATVGGIMREFERAIARGIDGAASARPLAAGSPLARDHGCELPILQGPMTRVSDVAPFAEAVATEGGLPFVALALLRRPAAEALLAETARRLGGRPWGVGLLGFAPADLREEQLEAVRNAKPPFALIAGGRPDQAAGLEKEGIAAYLHVPSPGLLDQYLRSGARRFILEGRECGGHVGPRSSFLLWEQACRVLDEAIASGIDAASLSVVFAGGIHDARSAALVAATAGDLAAKGVRIGVLMGTAYLFTREAVASGAIVERFQREAIRCRGTVLLESGPGHLVRVAPSPFVDAFDEERGRLLARGVPHDEVREALERLNAGRLRIAAKGVDRGDGTGSPLVPVPEERQAADGLYMIGQVAALRGEVTTMRDLHRDVTSGATDRIGRLASARTDEPEAASPAAIAIVGMAALLPGAKDVASFWANSLQGTDAITEVPGDRWDWRPYYDPDPKAPDKIYSKWGGFVPDLPFDPLRYGMPPATLPSMEPAQLLALEVARAALADAGYANRPFAKDRTAVVLGMGGGAAQVSMGYAFRSYLPMLDAVIPGGGAAAMEKCEGLLPEWTEDSFPGFLLNVTAGRIANRLDLGGANYTVDAACGSSLAALTLAVRELRQGAADMVLLGGVDTVQNPFTYLAFSKTQAFSPRGRCRPFDASADGIVISEGVAAVVLKRLEDAERDGDRIYAVIRGVGSSSDGRAKGLTAPNDDGQVRALERAYREAGVDPATVGYVEAHGTGTAVGDAVEIDALGRLLHARGVKAGGCVVGSVKSQIGHTKCAAGLAGLIHATLALKHRVLPPTIGIETPSPRLKQNGGTLRVNVEPQPWIHAAADRPRRAGVSAFGFGGTNFHAVLEAYDDDPASGPEAPTPDWPAELFAWSAGDRASLLLELDRLADRLAAGARPPLRDLSHAVNTRFESAPGGHALALVAESHEDLVARLDVARRAIRSGTRELADPRGIHYKAAPAFPGGKVAFVFPGQGSQAVNMLSELAVHLGEVRGAFDDFDAALVAEGREPIGPRVFPAPAFDDEARAGQAEALRATEVAQPAIGAASVGLLRLLDRLGLRADMAAGHSFGELVALHAAGSIDAKGLATLAEARGRLMREAGGDAPGAMVALMAGPDAVRPLIADLGGTRLVNLNGPRQSVVAGPREEVDRVLERAEARRIRGRRLPVAAAFHTPRMEPARAPLAGEAARRLGKAPSFPVFSNLDAAAHPADPVAIADRLGEHAASPVRFAEMIEAMADQGARVFVEVGPGGVLTSLIGSILGDRPHLGVACESPGRQGLAGLLHALARLAAAGLRPRLGELTRGRCGRVLDLEDLPAGDGSQPLPASTWMVNGSRARPLHAPEPRRLGQAGLTPPAPAPAPHAPPASPAPPRRTPAARPVEPAANGSASNGKMHEGIRTMHAHTNNGGPQAASPSLPESPPPATAAVATPASTPPAEGLPAGAERVMAAFQETMRSFLEVQRTTMLAYLTGRPEPAATVPAPGTAVATPAVAYASPAPPKAAPAPAAPKPAPQPAVRAATRTAPAHAEAREPSPAPAPASPAPPVVGKSGPEPAAAAAGRDEIASKLLDIVRERTGYPLEVLKLELDLEADLGIDSIKRVEILGKLRDAFPGIGGASDPEAMDKLAGARTLAAIVDRVEKSLGRPAVELPPPQAEPTAPAPTVPAPAPSANGKAHGEPRGTPRRLLLEPVPAPLEGGEAGLADGGVVVITPDDRGIAEALEVSIRSRGWKTAVIGGPASRLDWTSQAAIEEVLGRARLAGPLAGLVHLTPLRSARAEELDPAAWSRRMNPEARGLFLLAKGMAGDLEEAAARGGASLIAATAMGGQLASAGVAGEAAGFFPGHGAVSGLIKTIAREWTAVRTRVVDLDAREAPKKLASRLLGELLNEDRWSEVGYNGPRRIRLRSVPSRLAAKAEAAPLLAPGEPVLMTGGARGITSLVAAEMARRWKPTLLLLGTTPLPDGPADAELERLEDPAALKSAIYDRLRRGGRLAGPADLEVAYQSLRRGREVRRSLEALRALGARVEYAQADVRDPARLAGVLDGWRGLFGDPVGLIHGAGLIRDKLLTEKSIESFDRVLGTKLDGALNVVGLLRPERLRFSVFFSSIAGRFGNEGQSDYAAANDALNKLAVWLDRRWPGRVVAPIWGPWAGIGMVSDLADHLASRGLGMIAPKAGVAALMDELTRGRKGDVEVILAGDLGSLEAPIARKAARRLEAVR